The genomic region AACCAATAACGTGCAGTAGACCCAGTCTCACCCATGGCTTAAGGGATGTATATCCAAGTGATCCCAGCAAACCGGCCAGCAACGAAACCGCGGAAAAGGACCATATGGGCATAAGGGGAAAGAGAAGAAATTGTATACTAACCAGGACCACTGAAGCCAGGAACAATGTTTTCCGTACACCCTGGGACAAGTTAATCCTTTCAGTCAGCTTCCTTGAAAGGATGTACCCCCATATCCCACCCGCCAAGAGTCCATCGATAATTCTAACAAGGAAGAAAGTCTCTGAGCTCGGTATCAAGAACATAGCTCCAGTGAACACAAGGGCTGGCACAACTCCGTGATTCCACTTCATCCAGGCAAAGGGATTGGATCCGGTAATTTCAGAGGCAATCACCAACGAGGAAATCGTTAGTATCACGCCGGCAACTATGGTTAGAAGTTCACCTAAGGTGTCCATGAATGCAATCGAGACTAGAAAGGGAATATTGGAGACCGTAGCCCCGATCAACGCAGTGAAGAGCTCACAGGAGCAGGAAAGCGAGGTCGCAAGGAGACCTAGGGATACAGCAAGCTTATGCGTAGTCCTAGTCCTCATGAGCGAGAAGAGAGCCACGTAAAGCGTGACGTTCAGTGCAACAAGGAAGGAGAGAATGAAGGATATTCCCAAGGATAGAGGTGTCATGGCCCAATCAAAGTACCTTGTAGTAATTGCGAGGAACGGACCCCATAGGGGATAGGGCATCTGTGAGGGAGGAACAGGTGTTGAAGTGGTGACTATTACGTTAACTCCTTGGGGAAGAAGTACATTACTCACGAGAAGGATCCTATCCACGTACTGATAGAAGAGAAAATAAAGGACAAAAGTAGTGAAAAAAACAATTTTGTTCCTTCTTACGTTAAAAATATCGGTTAACTTTATTGACTCCAAAGGACCCCCTCATGACGACTCTTGCTTAGCTATCTGGTCTAGGTCAACCTGGGGATCCTTATCAGCCTTCCATAGTATTATGTAGTACCAAATTGGAAACACTACTGACATTAGGAAATAGTTAACCTGGTAGAGGTTTAGCTGAGTCTCTAAAAGCGCCATTATTTATCAAGATAGAATACTTAGAAATGATATAAAAGCCTTTCTAGGATGTTTGATATTAAAGCTTCTAAAATATTCTGGAACTAAACAAAAACTTGTTCAGAATATATCCAGGTCTTTGAGTATCTTCACCATGTAATATGTTGACGGTACAAAGGCCATGGCAAATAGGAAATAGGACGTTTCCACTAGTTGTGAGACTGAATACGGCTTATACACGTCTATGGCATAGTATGAACCCATCTCGAGGAAGATCTCCGCCATGGTAGCCATCATGCTAAAGACCGCGAAAATTGTAATACTCTTCCACACCCTGGTCATAGCATCCCAACCTATACCTGATATAAGTCCAGCGACCGTAAAGGAGATCAACTGAAGAGCTCTAGCACTAGGGTTTATCACGCTGGCCTCAAATGGACCTGGGATATACCAAAAAGTCAGAAGCGCGCCCCCGATTAACCAGGAGAGAATTAGTCCCCTTGTTTTGTAGTTAAAGTCAAGGAAGGAAGAGAAAGTCCTGCCTCCCTTGGCGTACATGAATCTCGCTAGCCATATCCCTATGAGCCCTGCACCCCAAACTAGCATCATATCAAAGGAGAACTTCGCAACTTCCTGAGACGCAGAAATCTGCAACGAGAAAGGATTTACGCTGGCCACCGCAAGGGCCAATCCTAGAAAAAGATATGAGTCGCTTGCCCTAGGCGTCACGTTCACCCCCTAGTTCCATAGTCCTAGAATCACGCCTCCAGCGACCAATACTGCACCAGAAAGCGGAACTATGGCTACAAATGCATCATTGGCATACTGGCTGTATGGTAAAGTTTGGACTAGGAACAAATCTGATATCCAGGCAGCTACACCTATAGCTGCTATAACAGAGCCTAATACCCTTCTAGCAAATTTAACTCCAGCCATACTTATCATGTTTTACTTTATTATTCTACTTTATAAATGTTTATGACTAGAGGATTCGACTTCGCGATTTTTCAGAGAATTGTTACAAGTTAGTTGAGGAACAACCAGAGAATAGTCCAGATTGGGGATAGTTTGCGTTGCATGGTATTAGTTAAGGAATTAATTGAATATCAAATCAAACTGACGTAATGTGATAAAGTGAAAACTAAATCATATATATGGACTTTGTTGCTCCAGCCCTTGTATTTCCCTTAACCTTCATGAATCTAGTATTTTCTAGTATTTTAGGAATGCGCTATACAAGTTCATATCTGTTTATTATCTCTCCGCAGGAATCGTTTGAATTACGATGTAACCGAAATTGTCTAAAAGGGGAAGGAATTTGGATTGAAACAAAGAGTCACATTACCCTTCGGTCCTTTGAGGAACCTTGCGTCCATGTAAAAGAGCCAGTATGGAGATCGCAGCTACAGGTATCAGAAGGTAAACAGTCGTATCCACCGTATCAAATACTAGAGCCCCAAAGAACAACGCTAGAGAGGCTAAGGAGACGGCAGGATCTTTCTTATAAAGGAGAAAGGCTGAACCTAGCCCCAGTATCGCTACAGCGAATATTATGGGAGGCATCCAATCCCTTACTCCTAGGATGCCTAGGACGTAGGGAAATACAACTCCTATCATAATTCCGAGCCCAGGAATCGCGTTCATATACACCAGTGCACCCACTACGATAGCCAAAACCGCTATAGGTGCCAAATATTTCTTCGAAATACCTCGCTTGATTGCATATGCTATGAATATGGAGCCAGAAACAATAACAGTATAGGCCATGATCTCACCCGCAAATGACGTAATTGCGCCGTAAGCAGAACTATTACTTAACTCAATGAGCCAGTTCCCCACTAATACAAGGTAAGCTACCAGATCTGGTATGAAAGCAAACAACAGGATCCACTCCTTAAGATATACTGTCACCACAATAACAGTAGAAATGAGCACGAAAACGTAGACCAGAGAGTACAAAACTGGCGGATTGAACGAAGTATTGTCATAACCTAAATAAAGATGAACTGCATCTAAAAGCAAGGAGAGATAGAGGCTTGCCCAAATTAGGGCCTTTCCCTTCGTATCAATTCTCGAGTAATAACCCGCCATACCAATAAGT from Metallosphaera sedula DSM 5348 harbors:
- a CDS encoding DUF1404 domain-containing protein; its protein translation is MTPRASDSYLFLGLALAVASVNPFSLQISASQEVAKFSFDMMLVWGAGLIGIWLARFMYAKGGRTFSSFLDFNYKTRGLILSWLIGGALLTFWYIPGPFEASVINPSARALQLISFTVAGLISGIGWDAMTRVWKSITIFAVFSMMATMAEIFLEMGSYYAIDVYKPYSVSQLVETSYFLFAMAFVPSTYYMVKILKDLDIF